Proteins from a genomic interval of Uloborus diversus isolate 005 chromosome 4, Udiv.v.3.1, whole genome shotgun sequence:
- the LOC129220483 gene encoding LOW QUALITY PROTEIN: 39S ribosomal protein L1, mitochondrial-like (The sequence of the model RefSeq protein was modified relative to this genomic sequence to represent the inferred CDS: deleted 1 base in 1 codon), with product MFVKGAFSIISNYTAIVRKTVFRPNLFPSNFENCLIPSVEQVRYAARKGTRAAKLAAKKARKLQDANKPAPIPKYLQRKVKVNAALEKKRCTDENWLETQPVDDVYNMKLYRGKPYSVAEAIEIHRGTHIPSILNDPSAMVYASIELELKLKKKDRFMDEFSGIITFPHEFVTGKQNRIIVICKESEDQVKATDAGALYAGSTTLIKQILSGSIASDDYDYLICHPDMFKEVHALRGMLKRKFPSANNGLLRLDLEKGVKNFMHGVEYNLTRSAVEPDFGWVDVCFGRLDMPIEKLEENLKFALNTIEKHKPVGTAHLLFILRTLLFCEKSRDRLKIPHWKYLSHYPENGILLEVDSDDEELGVN from the exons ATGTTTGTTAAAGGTGCTTTTTCTATTATTTCTAATTACACTGCAATCGTTCGCAAAACTGTGTTTCGTCCAAACTTATTTCCCTCAAACTTTGAAAACTGCTTGATTCCCTCTGTGGAACAAGTAAGATATGCTGCTAGAAAAGGTACGAGAGCTGCTAAGTTAGCCGCGAAGAAAGCGAGAAAACTTCAAGATGCTAATAAACCCGCACCAATTCCTAAATATCTTCAAAGAAAAGTTAAAGTTAATGCGGCACTTGAAAAGAAGAGATGTACCGACGAAAACTGGCTGGAAACACAACCTGTAGATGACGTATACAATATGAAATTATACCGTGGTAAGCCCTATTCTGTCGCTGAGGCCATCGAAATACACAGAGGCACTCATATTCCTTCTATTTTGAATGACCCTTCTGCTATGGTTTATGCAAGTATTGAACTGGAATTGAAACTGAAGAAAAAGGACAGATTTATGGATGAATTTAGTGGTATTATCACTTTTCCCCACGAATTTGTCACTGGAAAACAGAATCGTATTATTGTTATTTGTAAAGAGTCTGAGGATCAAGTTAAAGCAACAGATGCTGGTGCTTTATATGCTGGATCTACTACTTTGATAAagcaaattttgtctggatcCATAGCGTCGGATGATTACGATTACTTAATTTGCCATCCTGACATGTTTAAAGAGGTACATGCCTTGAGAGGCATgttgaaaagaaagtttccaAGTGCTAACAATGGACTACTGAGGTTAGATCTGGAAAAAGGAGTTAAAAACTTCATGCATGGAGTTGAATATAACTTAACGCGGAGTGCTGTGGAACCGGATTTTGGATGGGTGGATGTGTGCTTTGGCCGC TTGGACATGCCTATtgaaaaattagaagaaaatctgaaATTTGCTTTAAACACAATTGAAAAGCATAAACCAGTTGGAACTGCACATTTGCTTTTTATACTGCGTACATTATTGTTTTGTGAGAAATCGAGAGACAGACTAAAAATTCCTCATTGGAAGTATTTATCACATTATCCAGAAAATGGTATTCTTCTTGAAGTAGATAGTGATGATGAAGAATTAGGGGtgaactaa
- the LOC129220380 gene encoding 39S ribosomal protein L1, mitochondrial-like has translation MFVKGAFSIISNYTAIVRKTVFRPNLFPSNFENCLIPSVEQVRYAARKGTRAAKLAAKKARKLQDANKPAPIPKYLQRKVKVNAALEKKRCTDENWLETQPVDDVYNMKLYRGKPYSVAEAIEIHRGTHIPSILNDPSAMIYASIELELKLKKKDRFMDEFSGIITFPHEFVTGKQNRIIVICKESEDQVKATDAGALYAGSTTLIKQILSGSIASDDYDYLICHPDMFKEVHALRGMLKRKFPSANNGLLRLDLEKGVKNFMHGVEYNLTRSAVEPDFGWVDVCFGRLDMPIEKLEENLKFALNTIEKHKPVGTAHLLFILRTLLFCEKSRDRLKIPHWKYLSHYPENGILLEVDSDDEELGVN, from the coding sequence ATGTTTGTTAAAGGTGCTTTTTCTATTATTTCTAATTACACTGCAATCGTTCGCAAAACTGTGTTTCGTCCAAACTTATTTCCCTCAAACTTTGAAAACTGCTTGATTCCCTCTGTGGAACAAGTAAGATATGCTGCTAGAAAAGGTACGAGAGCTGCTAAGTTAGCCGCGAAGAAAGCGAGAAAACTTCAAGATGCTAATAAACCCGCACCAATTCCTAAATATCTTCAAAGAAAAGTTAAAGTTAATGCGGCACTTGAAAAGAAGAGATGTACCGACGAAAACTGGCTGGAAACACAACCAGTAGATGACGTATACAATATGAAATTATACCGTGGTAAGCCCTATTCTGTCGCTGAGGCCATCGAAATACACAGAGGCACTCATATTCCTTCTATTTTGAATGACCCTTCTGCTATGATTTATGCAAGTATTGAACTGGAATTGAAACTGAAGAAAAAGGACAGATTTATGGATGAATTCAGTGGTATTATCACTTTTCCCCACGAATTTGTCACTGGAAAACAGAATCGTATTATTGTTATTTGTAAAGAGTCTGAGGATCAAGTTAAAGCAACAGATGCTGGTGCTTTATATGCTGGATCTACTACTTTGATTAagcaaattttgtctggatcCATAGCGTCGGATGATTACGATTACTTAATTTGCCATCCTGACATGTTTAAAGAGGTACATGCCTTGAGAGGCATgttgaaaagaaagtttccaAGTGCTAACAATGGACTACTGAGGTTAGATCTGGAAAAAGGAGTTAAAAACTTCATGCATGGAGTTGAATATAACTTAACGCGGAGTGCTGTTGAACCGGATTTTGGATGGGTGGATGTGTGCTTTGGCCGCTTGGACATGCCTATtgaaaaattagaagaaaatctgaaATTTGCTTTAAACACAATTGAAAAGCATAAACCAGTTGGAACTGCACATTTGCTTTTTATACTACGTACATTATTGTTTTGTGAGAAATCGAGAGACAGACTAAAAATTCCTCATTGGAAGTATTTATCACATTATCCAGAAAATGGTATTCTTCTTGAAGTAGATAGTGATGATGAAGAATTAGGGGtgaactaa